The following nucleotide sequence is from Trifolium pratense cultivar HEN17-A07 linkage group LG2, ARS_RC_1.1, whole genome shotgun sequence.
AAATGCATGGAACTTACTTGATTAAGAATGGTTTGAGATAGGATATTGAAGTTTTCCACAAAATCGCTctcaagaagaagaaggagtggTGTTATTGgtgtttagaagaaaaaacgtAACTGAGAGGTTATGAAATGCTTCTGTTTCTATATCAGTTAACTTCGGTTAACAAAACTCGAAGTTAAACGCGATCGATTtctattaaccgaatttttttaaagttcgatTCGTATAACCCGAAACACCGTGCAGGGGCAAAAACGTAAGtaagggggtataaaagaaacgtgggggcctaaagagaaaatatcatatatatatatatatatatatatatatatatatatatatatatatatatatatatatatatctccaGGTTTccgatttttcattcattcattcattcatatctctctctctctctctctctctgttgctcgctccctctctctctctcttgctcGCTCCGCTCCCTCTCTCAAGGTATGTATGTATgcattttcattcttgttctTTCGTTTTCAATACTTCTAGTTCGAGTTGTTTAATTCATAATCTATCTTTTTCCTTTCAATCTTTTCTCTGATTAATTGTTTAATTCATAATATATCTTTTTCCTTTCAATCTTTTCTCTGATTAATTGTTTAATTCATGATCTTTTCGCTCTAGggtttttatttgttgttttaggGTTCACGACTttcataatttcttcttttatttttcaattcaatatattaTGATTATTGTTATTGAATTGGGGATTGTAATCCTTCTTTTCAAATAACAATCCCTCGATATACAATACGGTCACTGTTTGTGAATTTGTGTCTCACTCACGTTTCTATAAAACAACTTATTGCACAAGCGCTTATCATAAGCTTTTACTTTCAAACACAGAATTAACTTTGAGTGTTACTGAAACTCTTAgggttttattattattattattattaaatttgtcTATCTATTTGTTTCCTgcttttaacaatatttttctttcatctaATTTTACAGCATTGGATTATGGATAATCTTGGTAACATGAGATATTCTAGGGATTACTGCTTGGCTTACCGCTTGTATAATCCTGACTCGTTTATTTCGTCTAGCACCGCAAAGTGTTTCACTGAGCCTACGAAAAAATCATGGGCAAGTTTTTTCTTGTTAATGTGTTAGCAATGCTCttgatgtttttgtttatttgtccATGTTTTActtgtttaatatttaatattaatctcTAAAATCTCTAATCTTGTAGCTTGCCCTTCTGGAAGATCAGCTGGAATCAGACATTCGATTAACTGAACACGTGAAGGGGAGGCTGAAGCTGTTGCAGGAATCTGGTGCTGATCCTGAACATATTGTAAGTTTTTCTGGAAATGTTAACAATGTTTGTGCTGGGCTTTTTAGCAATGCTTTTGCTCCAAACATTTTTAGTTTCTTTGTCCATGTTTTAGttctttaatattattaatcTCTAAACCCTGCAGGCTAGAGTCCACAGTAAGTTACAGATTATGCTTGCTAGCTTGGAAACTGATAAAGCTGAAATCGAGCTTGAGAAAAAGGACATAGCTGAAGCTCAAAAACATGCAACTAAAGTTTCAAAGCAGCAGGTGAAGAGACCAAGGCAGATAGCTAAACCTGGAAAGCAGTCAACTGAAGTTCCAAAGTATATGGAGATAATAAACAACACTGAAGTTCCAATGCAGCTGGTGAAGAGACCAAGGCAGATAGCTAAATCTGGAAAGCAGACAACTGAAGTTCCAAAGCAGCAGGAGAAGGAACTGAGGCCGATAATAAACAACACTGAAGTTCCAATGCAGCAGAATAAAGTGTTGGAGGCTTAAGAAGAAAGTCATCCAAAATGTGGTCAATCAGTTTATATGAGTACCATGTATTATACTTGCATCTAGCAAGTGTACTTGTAATCTTTCTAGGTGTACCACAATTGCTAGGTGCATGTGTCTCGGTGTATCCGTGTCTTATTATTCTTACTTATATCCTATAATTAGTGTACGTCTAATATTGTGTGTAATATTATGGTTTTAAATCATTATCAATGAAGTATTTGTGTTGTGCAATCTATTTCTGTTCAGTGCATGAATTCTAAAGTTATTGGATATGTGTGAAATTGTTGAGCCTTCTTGATAATGGCACAACCTGTTCATCATAGAACTACTCTGATAGGAGACTTGTTACTCGTTTAGTTTATGGTACTCGATTCTGGTATCCAACTTCTTCTAACTCTGTTCGTTCTACTTTCAAACCTAAGGTGAATTTAATATTCAATTCCGTTTGTTTGTCTTGTTTATCATATAGGCATTGTTACTAGTGAATGTGAGACTGCTTAAGACTTTATTTTTCATCATGGTATGTTTTATAtggacttatttgagcttatgtaCCTCATCACTTATGAGACTAGTTTGCTCTGTTTGAGTATGTTTGATGGTAAGATTTGTGTCCTTTGGATTAGTTGGTCTTTTGTTGGTGATTTTTATATTAGTTTATGATGATATTTTGCACCTGAAGCTGTGAAGGCTTATGAAGGAACATTGTGAGGATAGTTTGGGTTCAATCAGATTTAGGTGAAGCAGTTGCATGTATTACTGCCGGTGGAATTGTTTCATTCTTGGAAGAGATTGGTGAAGGTATCGTTGGTTCAGTTTTGTCATTTTCTTCGTTAACATTTCAACATTTCAGTTAAATGCTCACAACTTTTCATACGTTTATTCAGTCAATGCTGAAAGGCTAATTGTGGTTTTATAAATTATCTATACAGATTCACAGTGGAAGATATGCAAAACCTTCGGAAGCAGTGCAAGTCGTTGATGTTCAATTCGGAATCTCTGTCTCGTTTGAAAATGGTTAGTTTTAGAAGttttttctaaaacaaatgAATGTCAAGTCGCCACTTCTAGTATAAGCTTTCAagttttattatttcatttgtgccccaaaaaaaaattatattcatttgTTCAAATTAGTAAAATACATTATATACAAACATAAATTCAATATTGCAAAAAATaatgcaaacaaactcacaacaattaataacataaaacgctaaaatataaattatgattttgtgattttttattttaaggctCACAATAATTCTCGACCTTACCTGCAAATCAACGGTGATGTCAATTTAACTATTAATCACTTTCTTGCCATCTCCATCCTTGAATTACTACTATTTATAAGACAAATGATTAAATCTAGTCCTCGCTTGAACTCTGATCTAGGCACCAACTTCCACTTGCATCTAGTAATCCGTATACTAGTTTCACAAGCTTCTCGATATGATTATTTTTCTTGCATCAAACTACATTTTGTAGTCCATGCAAGATTCACTTTTAGGTAGCTTTACAAGTTTCTTATAACTTCTTCAACCCCCCGGAGGGAGCATCAAGGAGGAGTTCCTCTGAGGGCTCAAGGATCTGTAGTTTCCGTTACGATAATTTTGTCGCAGGGACCTTGATCTAGAGAATGTGTACTCCCTTCTCTGTGGGGGAGATATAGTGGATCCACGCCTTCTATAGATACTCGTCGAAGTTACACAACTTAGATCAGAATCTAACCGTTTGGATCTTGCACTAGAAATGGCAGCACAAAAGTTTTGATACCGAGGAAGTAAATATTTTTGATAACTGTAATTCAAGTATGTGACATTCCCAACTTAGACGATGTGTGACCCAATACACAAACCTCAAAAATTGAACCGTTTGTTCCTAATCTTAATCTCCCTTCAGTCTCTTCTCTTGTAAATTGTAATATTGCCTTTTTATATCAATTTCCATTTCCACACAAAAACAGCATCTCCCATAATTTCTATAGTGCTTGTTCTTGTGTTTACATATGGCAGATACTATGGACCTCTCTGAAGAACTAAGGCTGGTCCTCAAATCCTTCGAGGACACAGGCATTCCGGTTCAAGCCTGGACAACAACCGAGCTCGCGCGACATTTCATAACCACCGAGAGTTTCATCGCCAGTGTCAAGACAATTACTCGTAGCAACAAGATTGTCCATGACAATGTAATGTCCTTGGCAATTCAACGCGGTTTCTGGGCTGAAAACCGCAAATGTGCTCCCATGGCAATGATGAAGTTCTGTATCTTTCTTAAATCCAAAGAAGGGTCTGAATTCCTTGATTGTTTTCAGAAGAAAGCCGAACTTTCCACACGCTTTATGGATCTCTTTAACACGGGATATGCATTGATGCTTGTGCGTCAAGTATCGGAGTTGGAAGCTGCGAGGAAAGGACGGATAGCAGAGATTGAAGCTGATATTGCTGACCATCGAAGTAAGATTGTGTTGTTGGAGAAACAGCTGGAGAAGGAGATAGTCGAGGTTGAGAGACGATATCTCCCTGCTTCTCAGTATGTTCCGTTGGACGAGCAAGAGTTATTGAAGAGATGTTATGACATGTATGTTGATGAGTGTACAAGGAATGAGGAGATGATGAGGGAGTTGGATCAGGAGCTGATTGAGTTTATTAAGTCTAAGTATGAGAAAGAGGTGCGTATGCTGTATATCAGTGATTTCATGGCGGACGAGAAAAGGAAACGTTTGTTGAAAGTTTGGAATTATGAGAGGATTAACAAAACAGGTGATGTCTCACCTTAGTTGTACTCTTTCTAGATGTTgcattttttctttgttaagTGTTTGCAATTGAAAATTTAGAAGTTATGTATTGCAGTAGTAACACAAGGGTTCTAactttatgtttatttatttaagtaaaTTGACATTATGTTAAACACTCATGATTATGTATAGGTTCTTTTGGGAACAGGATTTCCTGACGTTATTGTGTCACCCTTCGATCTAAAATTGGTGGCggagatattttttttatgcataaaacTGTGTAACATCAGAAAATCCAGAACTGTCTGATCTCGAATGAAAGGTTGCAATCTAATACTGTGTGAAAATCTTAGGAAtccaaatccattttttttttctctcttcaacTCTCCCTTGTCCCTTTGCCGTCCAAGAGTTGTTCAGtcttagtaaaaaataaaatcagatGTTTTGCCGCCGACTCAAGGATTAATCCCATAGCATGCATGCCTAAAGGGTATAAGTTTTGAGAATACCTTGGGGGTATTAGAATTTatgaggcctatactcaaccacaaaagttaGCTTGaaagttgaggtttgcactacacttataaaggctatctatgccgtatctctagccaatgtgtgacttctaacacaccccctcacgtccagaactgaacaagctggaacgtggaatcaacaacaacgggtggccccaatatgggaggtctccacaacaaacaacaaatggatctaggatagattctgataccatattagaatttatgaggcctatactcaaccacaaaagctagcttgaaaGTTGAGATTTGCATTACACTTAGAAAAgctatctatgtcatatctctagccaatgtgggacttctaacaggGGACCTAGGGTCAAAGATTCTAATTATAGTGGGTTAACACAAGATTAGTTATGagaaacaaagtaaaaattgagCCAAGGAAGTGATTATTTACTAAGGATCAATTgttaataataatcaagaaaaACATGTGAAAAATGAGTTATCAGTCTATCACCAAGAAACAAgagaaaggaaaacaaaatctCTTATATGCTTATATATCACACTTCTACATGACTTTCCTTCACAAATAATTTACtctctttcattttttcatcaaaactaaATCATGCAACAAGATTATGGAAAAACTTTCACAAATGCACAAAAGTGCAAAACGTTGTTGTAAGAACAAGACCTCTTATGTTCTTAAACCAAATGCACCCCATCTCCTTCTACTTTCTTTCTTCATCTTTAAGGTGTTTGAATCTATAAGTTTTTCCAGAGATTTTCCCCTTCTACTTCGAACTCTTCCTGCTTCTTTCAAAAGCTCAAACAATCTTTTCTTTTCGTCATCAACATCTGGATTTGCAGTTCCAAGCTTTTCTTCTCTCATTTTGAGTATATATTCCAATATTTGAATGGCATCTTCAACtctgtaataaaataaaattaaagagttATTTTCATCCACCAAAAAGCAATCATACTTGTAAAATTTTTGGACTCAATTTACCATGGTAAATTTGGAAGGTGAACTAGATTGTGTGACTGCGCCAAATGCGTGATTCCTTAACTACAAGACATTTGGATTCTTGAGTATAGGATTTGGATTAGACGCATTCAGGCAGTCATGCGGTTACTAGTCTCGACTGTCCGATTtaaacaaagagaaaaaaaaaaattgtttacctTCCTAATGCATCGTAAGTTGCAGCTAGGTTGCTATACACACCAAGAGTGTCCAAATGATAGGTTCCACACTCCCTCTCCAAGATCTCTCTAGCTTCTTCAAAATGTGTAGCAGCCTCTTCTATTTTATACAGTTGAACGCACGCCAAACCCATCTGGTTCAACACAAATCCAAAAAACGCAGATTTCCTTTCCCCGCCGCCTCTCAGCTTGGTGACAGCATTGTCAAAAGATTTCCAAGCATCCACATGCCGACCAACCATGTAGAACATCACTCGCATCTGAGCTTCTATTCCTGCAACTGTTCTATATTGTCCAGGGATACCTTCCAATAGTTTCACCGCCTTTTGCAAGAGCTTCAGCGCTTCCTCGGGCTCGTTTAGAGCTTCATAGATAGCAGAGATTTCAGTTAAACCACTTGCAATCTCTCCGGCAGTTATTCCAGACACAGGTTTACTGTATATCCTTAATGCGTTTTCGCAATAGGATATCGACTCTCTTAATTTTCCTGTCTTGTAGTAAAGATCAGCTAGTCGAATGTACACTAAAGCCACAGAACTGTGATGTTCACCCTTCGTAGATTTGAACACTGTCAATGCTTTCTGATAGGCAAAAACAGCTTCGTCAAAACGACAAAGCGACGTGTAAATATCTCCAATGCTAACATCAATAGCTGCAATCTCAGTATCTTGTCCGTTAGCAATCATTGACATGCTGGCTAGGACAAGGTGCTCGAGTGCTGGTTCATAATCTCCCTTTGCTTCGCATATAAGAGCCATGAGACGCCGGTCTGCTGCTTCTGTAAGGGAAGCGGGTGAGCAATGCTCCCGATGAATTTCAAGTGTTTTCTTGCAGAAGTGCTCTGCGTCGTCGAATTGCATGGCTTGAACATGGGCTTCAGCTAAGTATCTGTCATTCAAGGTAACCAATTAGTTAGAAATCTTTTTAGCACCTTTTACATAATTATCAATTTAGAAAACATTGATCAAAATCAATTAAAGACCTACATGTTTATTATGCAAAACAAACATAGAACATTAAAAATTATGGCcctaaatttgaaaaaataactaAATCGAGTGACGTTGTTCAATTAAAAATACTAAATTATCAATTTACAAATTTTTCACAACAAGTTTTTCACATCTATGTAGAAGCTTCATTTTGTACCTTCTAAGAAACTCCGACAAAAGCAAAACTAATGTGAGTTTAAATACcaaaccaaacacactctaGATTAATTGATTCTTGCAATTTCAATGACTAGTACTAATTATCTTACATGCTATTTCTGCATAAGAATATTTGTGAAAGAAACATAACTACATTCTAGTATATGTACTATGAAGACAAGACAAAAACATGTTTAGTCATAAGTAGTGTTAACTTTACCTGCAAGTTTCTGCAACTCTCGGGTCAGACTTACCCAAAATATCCATTTGGATCTTCAAACCCGACTCATAACACAAAATGGATCTATCCAATTGTCCACTCATGGAATAAGTATCACCAAGTTGCATATACCCAGAAAATTTCACCATAGCATGACCCGACCCGTTTTCAACATCCAACAACAAAATAGACCGTTCCAATTCCTCAATAGACACTCAATCGCTGGCTTCTCGTGTGCTCCAATATCAACTGGATGTATTATATTAACGGTTGATTATATTAGTTCTTATGTTGTAGCTATTAGCACTTGTTCTCCTGGGGCAAATGAATGGACAACTGTTAATTACGAAAACCGCCCAGAATTTTTCGGGAGCATATGGAATAAGCTTGTCTTTTGTAAtggattattttattgtttgagCCTCACAGGTTGGCTAGGGGTGTTTGATCCAGTTGAATGTACTTGGAGTGTTCTGGAAGTACATCCACCAAAATGCCTAGTGGAGGGTTTTATTGCCAAAAACTGGTCAACAGAGCACGAAGGGAATATATTTCTAGTTAATGTATGTTGCGGTGATGACCCGACTGTATTCAAGTTAGATCAGACGCAAAAGGAATGGAAAGAGGTGACAACGCTAAATGGAGTGACACTTTTTGCTAGTTTTATGTCATCTCATTCTAGGACTTACGTCACTGGATTAATGAGAAACAGTGTCTATTTCTCTAAAGTCCGTTCCTATGGAAAGCGTTGCATATCATTCTCTCTTGATGACCATAGATATTATCCCAGTAAGCAGTGTCGTGACTGGGTAGAATGGGATGCTTTTGAGAACATCTGGATTGAACCACCGAAAGACTTTGCTGGCTggaactaaaaaaaattagcagAGCAAGTAAGCAtttctaaaatcaattttgtgtAGAGCTCTTCTTTTTGTCATTGACGCGTGTAGAGCTTTTCTGTTGGATACATGCTTTTGTAGGCTGCAGACATTTATGGAGCTACTAGTTTATGCATGAAATTTTCTTAGTCTTTT
It contains:
- the LOC123906882 gene encoding uncharacterized protein LOC123906882 codes for the protein MDNLGNMRYSRDYCLAYRLYNPDSFISSSTAKCFTEPTKKSWLALLEDQLESDIRLTEHVKGRLKLLQESGADPEHIARVHSKLQIMLASLETDKAEIELEKKDIAEAQKHATKVSKQQVKRPRQIAKPGKQSTEVPKYMEIINNTEVPMQLVKRPRQIAKSGKQTTEVPKQQEKELRPIINNTEVPMQQNKVLEA
- the LOC123906877 gene encoding uncharacterized protein LOC123906877; this translates as MADTMDLSEELRLVLKSFEDTGIPVQAWTTTELARHFITTESFIASVKTITRSNKIVHDNVMSLAIQRGFWAENRKCAPMAMMKFCIFLKSKEGSEFLDCFQKKAELSTRFMDLFNTGYALMLVRQVSELEAARKGRIAEIEADIADHRSKIVLLEKQLEKEIVEVERRYLPASQYVPLDEQELLKRCYDMYVDECTRNEEMMRELDQELIEFIKSKYEKEVRMLYISDFMADEKRKRLLKVWNYERINKTGDVSP
- the LOC123906876 gene encoding protein KINESIN LIGHT CHAIN-RELATED 1-like, with the translated sequence MVKFSGYMQLGDTYSMSGQLDRSILCYESGLKIQMDILGKSDPRVAETCRYLAEAHVQAMQFDDAEHFCKKTLEIHREHCSPASLTEAADRRLMALICEAKGDYEPALEHLVLASMSMIANGQDTEIAAIDVSIGDIYTSLCRFDEAVFAYQKALTVFKSTKGEHHSSVALVYIRLADLYYKTGKLRESISYCENALRIYSKPVSGITAGEIASGLTEISAIYEALNEPEEALKLLQKAVKLLEGIPGQYRTVAGIEAQMRVMFYMVGRHVDAWKSFDNAVTKLRGGGERKSAFFGFVLNQMGLACVQLYKIEEAATHFEEAREILERECGTYHLDTLGVYSNLAATYDALGRVEDAIQILEYILKMREEKLGTANPDVDDEKKRLFELLKEAGRVRSRRGKSLEKLIDSNTLKMKKESRRRWGAFGLRT
- the LOC123906878 gene encoding F-box/kelch-repeat protein At1g57790-like, whose product is MTRPVFNIQQQNRPFQFLNRHSIAGFSCAPISTGCIILTVDYISSYVVAISTCSPGANEWTTVNYENRPEFFGSIWNKLVFCNGLFYCLSLTGWLGVFDPVECTWSVLEVHPPKCLVEGFIAKNWSTEHEGNIFLVNVCCGDDPTVFKLDQTQKEWKEVTTLNGVTLFASFMSSHSRTYVTGLMRNSVYFSKVRSYGKRCISFSLDDHRYYPSKQCRDWVEWDAFENIWIEPPKDFAGWN